In Hahella sp. HNIBRBA332, the genomic window GTTTTTTGACGCAATCGGCGCCGTTAAATCTGGAAAAATTTGCATTCGTCGTTACAATACCGCTCAAGTGAAAGGCTTATTCCGATTCGCTTGAGCGGTAATCCCGCCTGACTCGGACGGAGTTATCAGTTTCCGAATAACTACCTCCGCCTTTGTTGCTCATTTCCATCTCTGGACTAAATTTAAGTGTGTGATGGCCGATATGGCTTTTTTACGCAAGCGCGTATGACGCATTATCCGCTTCTGGAGTTTGGGAAGTGGTTGATCTGCATGTAAATTGATCAACCAGACAGGCTTGTATTAAAAATCATCCGTTTGGCCGTTTTGAATAGGCCTAATTTCTTGTAAAAATGCAGGACCTAATTAATACTTAGTAGCAATATTGAAAGTTTATTCTAAACATTCTCAATCAACTGAGATTTTTAACGACATTTGACGCCGTCAGATAACCTCGGGCGGCGCCGGAAAGCTCGGCGCGCCACCTGATGAGGTGAAGAATTAATAGAAAGGAAAGACGCTATGGTTCGCAAACTCGCGATTGCAGTATTAACAATGTCCGCGCTTTCATCGGGGGTGGCTAAGGCGCTAGGGTTAGGCGAAGCAAAAGTTTATTCATCGCTCAATCAGCCGCTGAATGCGGAAATCGAGCTGGTCAGCGTTCGTGATCTCACCGAGAGCGAAATTTTGACGAATCTGGCCTCCCGGGAAGCGTTCCAGCGCGCCAACCTGGACCGGGTGTATTTCCTTTCGGATTTGCGCTTCAAAGTTTTATTCAAAGACGGCAAGGCCTATGTTCGAGTCACCAGCTCCAAGCCGGTGCGCGAACCTTATCTGAATTTCCTGATGGAAGTGACCTGGCCCAGCGGAAGACTGTTGCGAGAGTACGCGCTTCTGATCGATCCGCCTACGTTTAGCAGCGAGAGCGTGAAGCCCGCGCAGGTTGCGCCGGCCAGAACCACCACCGCCAGCGCGCCTGCTACGACAACGCGCCCTTCCACTTCAACGACCACTACCAGAACAACCGCTCCTTCCTCCTCGTCCACCTATGATGCGCCCTCTACTTCAGGCTCTTATGGACCGACAGGCGGCGATGACACCTTGTGGGAGATTGCGCTGAAAACCCGTCCGGACAGCAGCGTGTCTCCGCAGCAGATGATGTTGGCGATTCAGGATTTAAATCCGGACGCTTTCTTCGACAGCAATATCAACAAGCTGAAATCCGGTCAGGTATTGCGTATCCCTGACATGGAGCAGATCCAGCAGCGCAGCAATCGCGACGCCGTGCGTCAGGTCAGCCTGCAAAACCGCGAGTTTGCGGAAGGGCGCGCGCCATCCACTCGTCAGGTGGATGCATCAGGAACCGGTCGTAGCCAGACTGGCTCCGCCGCGTCGCAAACCGACGAAGACAAGTTGAGAATTATTGTCTCCAAAACCGGCGAAAATGCTTCGACAACGCCGGAGAAGGCCGGTGAGTCCACTGGCTCGCGCGGCGGCACTTCGAAAACCGCGGAAGAGCTGAGTCTGGCGCAGGAGAAGCTGGATCAGGTCTCTCGTGAAAACGAAGACCTGAAGAGCCGGATGGAAGATCTGCAGAGTCAGTTAGAGACGATGCAGCGTCTGGTGTCGCTGAAAGATGATCAATTGGCGGCCTTGCAATCAAAAGTGGGTGAAACGGGTGGCGATACTACCGCCCCGACGCTTCCTGAAGAGCCTGTTATGCCGGGTGACGAAGGCATGCTTCCCGGGGAAGAGCCCATGACGCCAAGCGAGCCTTCTATGGGCTTGGGCGATGAGCCGTCCACGATGGGTGAGGGGACGCCAATGTCTCCCGGCATGGAGACTCCGGAAGATCAAGCTGGCATGAATGCGCCCGAGACGCCTGAGCCCGTCGCCCCCGTCACGCCAGTAGAACCTGAGCAGCCTCCTGTCGCCGTAGACAAAAAGCCGCCAACGCCAGCGGTTACCGAGCCGACTCCACAGCCTGAGCCGGAAAGCTGGATCGACATCATCAAGAACAACGTGATTTACCAGGCCGCCATTGGCGGCGGCGCGGTTTTGTTGCTGTTGATCCTTTGGTTGCTGGCCCGCCGCGGCGGCAAGAAAGAAGCGGAAGCGGATGATGAAGCTCTGGATATCGCAGACCACGACAATCTGGCGCTGGACCTGGATATCGAAGCGGAAGACGGCGAGGGTGAAGCGAAAGTCGGCGGCGATGATCCTATCGCGGAAGCAGACGTTTATATCGCGTATCAGCGTTTCGACCAGGCGGTGCAAGTGCTTGACGCCGCACTGGAAGAAAATCCCAATAATCAGGAGTATCGCCTGAAACTGTTGGAAGTGTTGGGTGAAGCTAAAGAAGGCGCGCGCTTCAATGAAACCTATAACCATCTGCGCGAAGCTGGCAACACCGCTATCGTGAACCGCGCTGATGAGATCAAATCCCGGTTCTCCGACCTGGATGATGAGCCAGGCTTGTCCCTGGACGATCTGGAAAGTCAGTTGCTGGGCGGCGATGATTTCGCCTCTTCAACTGCGGACGATGACGAGTTGGATTTGGATCTTGACGCCAACTTGGATGCGACAGTTCCCAATCAGCCTTCTGCACTGAGCGAGCCTGAAGAGCTGGAGCCAGTCGAGGAAGCTGAAGATAACCTGGATATCGACTTTGACCTGAGTGAAATCGATCTGGGCGAAACCGACAAGGACGAAGTGGAGGAGGCAGAATCCTCTTCCGGTTATGACAAAGGCATTGATTACGTATCAAGCAAAGCGCCTGCTGAGGAGGAATCCCTGGAGGATTCTTTCGAGACGGCGGATGACTCTCTCGAATCCCTTGAAGAAGACGGTTTTGAGTTGGCGGACGCCGAAGAGCTGGAGTCAGACTTCGAGCTGGATACTGTCGGCCTGGACGATGACCTGGAAACGCTGGATCTGGAGAGCGACCTTAGCGACGAACTGCTGGATATGGATGCGCCAGTTGAAAGCGACGAGCTGGACGAAAGCCTTGATCTGGATATGAATCTGGAAGAGGAAGAGCCCTCCCTGGATTTGGATGATAGCGATCTGGACCTGTCTCTTGACGAACAGCCTGCGGAAAGCAAAGAGTTCACCGGCGCTGAGCTGTCCAGTGATGTGGCGGAAGAATTCGTGCAACAGGTTGATGATCTGGAAGACGAACTGCCGGACTTGAGCGCTTCCTTCGACGAAGAGCCGAAAGCGGATGTCTCAGCGGAGTTGGATACGGATCTCGACTTTAACCTGGATGATGACTTTGGCGACAAAACCATCGTGCAGCCGCAAGAGCCTGCGCCAAGCGTGGCGGCGGAATCGAAACCCGCCGCTAAAGAAGGCATGCAGGACGAGTTCGTGGAAGAACTGGAAGAAGACTTCAACTTCCTGTCCGACACCGACGAAGCCGCCACTAAACTGGATCTGGCCAGAGCCTACATCGACATGGGCGACCGTGAAGGGGCTCGCGACATCCTGGAAGAGGTTGTCGAAGAAGGCAACAACGACCAGAAGCAGGAAGCCGCTTCCTTGCTGAAGAGACTTGCATAATTCCGCTACTTTTCAATAATGCTGCCCTCAAGTATTGAGGGCGGCTTATGAATCCAACCAGTTCGAACCAGTCATTGTACCCACTTTCCAACGATCTCCTGCCAGATACCGGGCGCGTCGCGCTGGTGTTGGGCTATGACGGCTCCCGTTATCACGGCTGGCAGGCGCAAAACTCAGGCGTGCCGTCCGTGCAGGCGGAAGTAGAGGCCGCCTTATCAAAAGTCGCAGATCATCCCGTTAGTGTCGTGTGCGCTGGTCGCACCGACGCTGGCGTTCATGCGGTGAACCAGGTGGTTCACTTCGAGACGAAGGCGCAGCGCAGCCCGTATTCCTGGGCGATGGGCGTCAATCATTTTCTCCCGGCGGACGTGTCCGTGAGCTGGGCGGGCGCGGTGTCTGAAGATTTCCATGCCCGTTACACCGCTACCTCTCGCAGCTACCGCTACATCATCTATAACCATCCGATTCGCCCCGCGTGGCTTAATAGCAACGTTACCTGGAACTACCGTCCTCTCGATGTGGAAAGTATGGCCGCCGCCGGCGCGCATCTTTTAGGGGAAAATGACTTCAGCGCATTTCGTGGTTCTGACTGTCAATCCAAGTCGCCTTTTCGCAATCTGACCCGGCTTGAAGTGAGCAGGGTCGGCGATATGGTTGTGATAGAGGTGGAGGCGAACGCGTTTTTGCACCACATGGTGCGCAACATTTCAGGCACCCTGATGGCGGTGGGAATTGGTAAGAAACCATCGGACTGGGTGGCGGATGTTCTCGCTTCCAAGAAGCGCTCAAAAGCCGGGGTGACGGCGCCGCCCTTCGGGCTGTATTTGACTTCAGTTACCTATCCTGAAAAGTTTGCGATTCCTTCGTTGCGGAAAGGGCCGTTTTTTCTCGGGGCCTGATATCCTCGATTTCCCGAAGCCGCTTTAACTCGCTATAATCCCAAGCCTGTTATGCGCCGCCGAATCGCTGACTTGAACTTTTCCGGAAAACGACAACAGCATAAAAAAGGAAGAGATAAAATGAATGCCCGCAACAAGCGCGTACGCTGCAAAATCTGCGGCATCCTTGAGTTGGAGCATGCGCTGGCGGTCTCCGACGCCGGCGGCGACGCCATTGGATTTGTTTTTTACCCGCCCAGCCCCCGATACATTGATCCCGTCGCAGCCAGCCGCATTATCGCCAAGCTGCCTCCCTTTATTACTACTGTTGGCCTCTTCGTCAATCATGACGCGGAGCAGGTGAGGGAGATATTGAATGTCGTTCCCCTTGATGTGCTGCAGTTTCACGGCGATGAAGACAACGATTTTTGCCGCAGTTTTTCCCGTCCTTTTTACAAGGCCATTGGCGTAGGCGAAGAGACCGACGTCGTCGCAGAAGCAGCCAGGTATCCAGATGCGGCGGCTTTATTGTTTGACACCCATGACCCGCAATTACGCGGCGGCACCGGAAGAGTTTTCGACTGGTCCCGCATTCGTCATGAGTTGGGCAAGCCGGTGATTCTCGCCGGCGGCCTTAATCCGACCAATGTGGCGGAAGCTATTCGCACTGTCAGGCCCTACGCCGTTGATGTTAGCGGTGGCGTTGAAGCAAGCAAGGGCGTGAAGAGCATTGAATTAATCCAGGAATTTATAGGTGAGGTATATCGTGAGTACGAGGTTTGACGCTGAAACGCTGGCCAATATTCCGGACCATCGCGGCCACTTCGGCCATTACGGCGGCCGATTCGTATCCGAGACGCTCATGTCTTCGCTGTTGGAGCTGGAGCAGCATTACGAAAAACTGCGTATCGACCCCAAGTTCCAGGAAGAATTCGACTCGGATCTGGCGGATTACGTAGGTCGCCCATCTCCTTTGTATTTTGCGGAGCGTCTGACCAGACAGGTTGGCGGCGCCAGGATTTATCTGAAGCGGGAAGATCTCAATCATACCGGCGCTCATAAGGTGAACAACACCATCGGGCAGGCGTTGCTGGCGAAGTATCTCGGCAAGCCGCGCATCATCGCCGAAACTGGCGCAGGCCAGCACGGTGTGGCGACGGCGACCGTCGCCGCTCGTCTGGGATTGAAATGCGTGGTCTACATGGGCGAAGAGGATGTGCGCAGGCAGTCTTTGAATGTCTACCGCATGAAACTCCTGGGCGCAGAAGTACGTCCCGTCACCAGCGGCACCAAGACCCTCAAGGATGCGATGAACGAAGCATTGCGGGATTGGGTGACCTACGTTGACGATACTTTCTACATCATCGGCACGGTAGCGGGTCCGCACCCGTATCCCAAGCTGGTGCGGGAATTTCAGTCCATTATTGGTCGTGAAGCGCGCCTGCAGTGCATGGAGAAAGAAGGGCGGCTTCCGGACGCATTGGTGGCCTGTGTGGGTGGCGGCTCTAACGCTATCGGTTTGTTTTATCCTTTCATCGCGGATGAGCAGATCAAAATGTACGGCGTGGAAGCCGGCGGACTGGGATTGGAGACCGGTCAGCACGCAGCGCCGCTTTGCGCGGGTCGTCCCGGCGTATTACATGGCAACCGCACGTATTTGATGGAAGACGAAAACGGCCAAATCTCCGCTACACACTCTATTTCAGCGGGTCTCGACTATCCGGGCGTTGGTCCTGAGCACGCCTGGCTTAAAGACATCAAACGTGCGGATTATGTTTCGGCGACGGATGACGAGGCGCTGCGCGCATTTCACACCCTGACTCGGGTGGAAGGCATTATGCCGGCGCTGGAATCCAGTCATGCGGTGGCGTACGCCATGAAGCTGGCCAAGACCATGGATAAGGATCAGATCATCATCGTCAATCTGTCCGGACGCGGCGATAAAGACATCCATACGGTGGCCAAGCTTGACGGAATTGAATTTTAAAAAGGGTGTGACATGAGTCGAATTAAGCAATGCCTGGAGACGTTGAAGGCGAATAATAAAACAGCGCTGATTCCCTATGTGACCGCGGGCGACCCCGCACCGCAGCACACTGTAGATATCATGCATGCCTTGGTTGAATCGGGCGCTGACATTATTGAATTAGGCGTGCCGTTTTCCGATCCCATGGCGGACGGCCCTGTGATTCAGTTGGCCTGTGAGCGCGCGCTGGAACACGGAACTTCCCTGAAAATGGTATTGGGCATGGTGGAGGAGTTCCGCAAGACCAACACGGAGACGCCTGTTGTATTGATGGGGTATTTGAACCCGGTGGAGGCCATGGGCGTGCATCCATTTACCGATGCAGCCAAGGCGGCGGGCGTGGATGGCGTATTGATCGTGGATTTGCCGCCGGAAGAAGCGGATATGGCTGCGCCGCATCTGAAACGGGCGGGGCTGGATGTCATCTTTCTGATTGCGCCCACCACTACGGAGGATCGTATCGCCGCCGCTGCGAAGTTCGGCAGCGGATACCTGTACTATGTATCGTTGAAAGGGGTGACTGGCTCCAATGCCCTGGATATAGACGATGTGGAAAAACATGTCAGCGCCATCAAGTCTCTGACCGTTATGCCTGTCGGCGTGGGCTTCGGCATCAAAGACGCGGCCACGGCGAAAGCAGTGTCGGCAGTATCCGATGGTGTAATTGTCGGTAGCGCACTTGTGAATACAATAGCGACTAATGCTGAAAATCCTGAGCAGATGCGCGCCAAAGTGAAAGAGCTGCTTAGCTCCATGCGCGCCGCGATGGACGAATAAACAAGTGAGTAGGGTTAAATATGAGTAACTGGTTAGAAAAAATTATTCCGGGAATGGGAGGGGCTCAGTCCAAGCACAAGAGTAACGTTCCCGAAGGCTTGTGGAAAAAGTGCCCTAAGTGCAGCGCCGTACTCTATCGCCCTGAACTGGAAAAAAACCTGGATGTGTGCCCCAAATGTCAGCACCACATGCGCATATCCGCACGCAGACGCATCGATATTTTCCTGGACGGCGCCGACAGAGTGGAGATCGCCCCTGAGCTGGAGCCGGCGGATCGTCTGAAGTTCAAAGACACCAAGCGCTATAAAGACCGTCTGGTCAGCAATCAGAAAGCGACCGGTGAGAAAGACGCCCTGGTGGCCTTCAAGGGAACTGTCGCCGGCGTGCCGGTTGCGGCGGTGGCGTTTGAATTCAACTTTCTGGGCGGCTCCATGGGCGCGGTGGTGGGCGAGAAGTTCGTTCGCGCCGTAAATGTCTGTCTGGAAGAAAACCGCGCACTGATCTGCTTCTCCGCCAGTGGTGGGGCGCGTATGCAAGAGGCGCTGATCTCCCTGATGCAGATGGCGAAAACCGCCGCGGCGCTGGAAGTGATGAAGCAGCGTGGCCTCCCTTACATTTCTGTGATGACTGACCCCGTATTCGGCGGCGTATCCGCCAGTCTCGCTATGCTGGGCGACCTGAATGTGGCGGAGCCCAATGCGCTGATCGGCTTCGCAGGCCCTCGCGTTATTGAGCAGACCGTGCGCGAAAAGTTGCCCGAAGGCTTCCAGCGCAGTGAATTTTTGCTGGAGCATGGCGCGCTGGATATGATTCTTGCCCGCAATCAATTGCGTCGCAGACTGTCGATGCTCATCTCCAAAATGATGAAGCTGCCTGAGCCTGAATTTGAAAACGAAGAAGATCTCGAAGAAGAGGAAATGGAAATACCGGAACCGCCAGAAAACCTGGAATAAGCCGGTCTTAGCCTGATATCGGATCTCAAAGCGTAGATAAGGAATATGGAATCTCGAAGACTGTCTGACTGGCTTGACTATGTATCGCAACTGCATAGTCAGGTCATAGAAATGGGCCTGGATCGCGTTAATGACGTATTCCACCGACTTTGCCGTAACGCCAGGCTGGCGAAAACCGTTGTCACCCTTGCAGGAACAAACGGTAAAGGCTCTACGCTGGCGGCGGTGGAGGCGCTTGCTCTCGCCGCGGGTAAAACGGTGGGCGCTTACACGTCGCCTCATATTCTGCGTTTTAATGAGCGTGTGCGCATTAATGGCGTTGATGTCAGCGATGAGGCGCTTGAAGGGGCGTTCGCCGCTGTAGAATCGGCTCGCGGTCAAACGGCGCTGACCTATTTTGAGTTCACCACGTTGGTGGGGTTCTATTTGTTTCAACAGGCCAAACTGGACTTGGTTCTGCTGGAAGTCGGTCTGGGTGGACGCCTGGATGCGGTTAACATTGTCGATCCGGATCTGGCGGTGATTACCAGCGTGGATCTGGATCATCAGGAGTGGCTGGGTGATTCCCGTGAAGATATCGGCCGTGAAAAGGCGGGTATTCTGAGGCCGGGTATTCCTCTGGTCATCGCCGAAGAGGCTCCGCCGACCAGTGTGGTGGATGTGGCTGGGAAGCTGGGGTGCGCAACCTTCATCTGGCGTCAGGATTATACGCTTGAGCGTGCTGGCGAAGCGTCGCAAGCCCTGCAGTGGCGAGGTCGCCGCAAGCATGCGGACATCGTCATTGACGGCCTGAGTGATAACGGTCTGCCTATGGCCAATATGGCGGCGGCCATGCAGGCCGCCATGCTGCTGGACTTTCCGTTGTCCGAATCTCAAATCGCCGCTGCGATCGCCGGCCTCAAGGTTCAGGGGCGCTTCCAGTTATTGCGCCGTGACCCGGAAGTATATGCTGATGTGGGGCATAACCCCCATGCCGCACGCTATCTCAAGCAATGGCTGTGCGGATTGCCGGTTAAAAAGCCGCAGGTGGCGGTATTTTCTGCGTTGAAAGATAAAGATGTGGCGGGCATTGTAAAAGAGCTCGCCGGCGTATTCGACCGCTGGTTTGTCTTTCCCCTCAATGTGGATCGGGCCATGCCATTGGCGCAACTGGCGGATCTGGTCGAACGAAACCAGTCCGCGCCGGTGCATACCTGTGATTCCTTGCCGGAGTGCCTGGCCCAGGCGACATCCGAAGCGGGTTCGGATGGGCGGATCGTCGCTTTCGGTTCTTTTTTCACCGTGGCGGAAATTTTTCAAAACGGTATGATGGGAGCCGATGAGGGAGACGGTGGCTAAGCGGATCGTCTCCACAGTCTTTTAATCCATTTGGTTTTTTCCATCATGATTTCTAATTACAGTCTCAGGGTTTTTCTATGGATGGATTAAAGCAGCGTATTGTCGGCGCTATCGTGCTGGTGTCTCTGGCGGTCATATTTCTACCTATGTTGTTTGATAACGCCCAGCAGGAAAAGACATCTCAGATCATTATCATTCCTGATAAGCCGGAAACGCCCAATTTCACTATTGAAGAGGCAAAAGCGCCGCAACTAAGCACAGGCGACGCCAGCGCCGGGTCGCCGACGCAGCCGGCTAATGCGCAGACCGGCGACGCCGTTGCGGATGAAACTTCCAGGATTTCTGATTCAGCAGAAGAGATCGCCCAAGAGGCGGCGATTGCGGAAACGCATCAGTTGAGCGATTCGAAACCTGCCGCAACGAGTCCGGAGCCAGTTCCGCAAAAGGTTGTGGAGGCGAAGCCGGAACCCGAGCCGCAGCCCAAGCCAGAACCAAAACCAAAACCTTCCGTGAAAGTGGAAGAGAAGCCTGCGACGACGGTAGCCGTGGCGACGCCATCAGTCAGCGTCAAGAGTGAGACCAAGGACGCGCCTAAGGATTACAGTCTGGATAAAGACAAATCTCCTGCAGCTTGGTCGATTCAGATTGGCACTTTCAAGAATCGCGACAGCGCCTTGAAAATCCGCAATGAACTGCATAACGACGGCCATCCTGCATTTACTCAGGAATTCCGCAGCTCAGAAGGTGAGAATCTGGTCCGGGTCTTCGCCGGGCCGGTAATGGAGCGCAGTCAGGCGGACAAGCTCAAGACTCAGGTGGACAAGCGCTACAAAGTCAACTCTCTCGTCGTGCAATATCGCCCTGGGCAATAGCCCGCCGCGACAAAGCATTAGTTTTTCTGCCCCCGCCTTTTTGCTAGAATGATGCGCCCCCGAAATACGGGGGCTAATTACGCTATTTCCAGGATGCTATGATGATTTGGGCCGATTGGGTCATTATTGGAATTATTGGTTTATCCACGGTAGTCAGCCTGGTCAGAGGTTTCGTCAAAGAAGCGCTTTCTCTGGTTACCTGGGTGCTCGCATTTATAGTGGCGCGCATGTTTTATGTGCATTTGGCCACGCTGCTGGAAGGGCTTATCTCCGTGCCTTCCGTCAGGCTGATCGCAGCCTTTGTCATACTTTTCATTGTGACGCTCATCATCGGCGCGTTGCTGAACCATTTGATTTCCGCATTGGTGAAGTCCACAGGTCTGTCCGGTACTGATCGTACCCTGGGCATGGCGTTTGGAATGATCCGGGGCGTGGTGTTGGTTGTCGTTGTCGTGGCGCTGTTGCGACTGACTCCCGTCGTGCAGGACCCCTGGTGGTCGGAATCGACGTTAATTCCCCATTTTGAAAAATTGGAAGCTTGGTCGCGGTCGGTTTTTGGCGACCCCATAGCGTCTATGCTTACATAAACCGCTTTAATTTTTGCGCGAGATTCAAAGACGAGGTAACCATACATGTGCGGTATTGTTGGTATTGTGGGTAAAGCGAATGTTAATCAGGACCTTTACGACGCACTCACCGTGTTACAACATCGGGGCCAGGACGCCGCGGGAATCGTTACCTTCCAGGACGACCGCTTTTTCCTGAGAAAGGACAACGGTCTTGTGCGCGACGTGTTCCGCACCCGCCATATGATGCGTCTGGTCGGCAGCGTGGGCATCGGTCATGTCCGCTATCCCACGGCGGGCTCTTCCAGTTCTGCGGAAGCCCAGCCTTTTTATGTGAACTCTCCTTACGGCATTACGCTGGCCCATAACGGAAACCTCACCAATGCGGAAGAGTTGGCGCGCGATATCTTTCGCACCGACCTGCGTCACGTCAACACCAGCTCCGACTCCGAAGTGCTGCTGAATATCTTCGCTCATGAGTTGCAGAAACTGGGCAAATTGGTGCCGGAAAAAGATGACGTATTTGCAGCGGTCAAGGCCGTTCACAAGCGCGTCAAGGGCGCTTATGCGGTTATCGCCATGATCACCGGCTATGGCATTGTGGCGTTCCGTGACCCCAACGGTATACGTCCTGCCTGTTTCGGCAAGCGCGAGACCGCGAAGGGGCCGGAGTACATGATCGCCTCCGAGAGCGTGGCGCTTAGCGCGCTGGGCTTCGAGCTGCAACGCGACATCGCCCCGGGCGAAGCGGTATACATCGAGACCGACGGCAGTCTGCACACGCAGCAGTGTGCAGAGAACCCGAAATTGAATCCCTGTATTTTCGAGTACGTGTATTTCGCGAGACCCGATTCCATCATGGACGGCATTTCCGTCTATAAAGCGCGTTTGCGCATGGGGGATCATCTGGCGGAGAAGATTCATCGCCTGCGTCCCGACCACGATATCGACGTGGTGATGCCGATTCCCGACACCAGCCGCACCTCCGCCATGCAAATGGCGCTGAGCCTGGGAGTGAAGTACCGGGAAGGCTTTATCAAGAACCGCTACATTGGCCGCACCTTCATCATGCCAGGCCAAAACCAGCGTAAGAAATCCGTGCGTCAGAAATTGAATCCGATCGCCTTGGAATTCCGCGGCAAAAACGTGCTGTTGGTGGATGACTCCATCGTGCGCGGCACCACCTGTCGCGAAATCGTGCAGATGGCCCGGGACGCCGGCGCCAAGAAAGTCTATTTCGCTTCAGCGGCGCCAGCGGTGCGCTATCCCAACGTGTAC contains:
- a CDS encoding FimV/HubP family polar landmark protein → MVRKLAIAVLTMSALSSGVAKALGLGEAKVYSSLNQPLNAEIELVSVRDLTESEILTNLASREAFQRANLDRVYFLSDLRFKVLFKDGKAYVRVTSSKPVREPYLNFLMEVTWPSGRLLREYALLIDPPTFSSESVKPAQVAPARTTTASAPATTTRPSTSTTTTRTTAPSSSSTYDAPSTSGSYGPTGGDDTLWEIALKTRPDSSVSPQQMMLAIQDLNPDAFFDSNINKLKSGQVLRIPDMEQIQQRSNRDAVRQVSLQNREFAEGRAPSTRQVDASGTGRSQTGSAASQTDEDKLRIIVSKTGENASTTPEKAGESTGSRGGTSKTAEELSLAQEKLDQVSRENEDLKSRMEDLQSQLETMQRLVSLKDDQLAALQSKVGETGGDTTAPTLPEEPVMPGDEGMLPGEEPMTPSEPSMGLGDEPSTMGEGTPMSPGMETPEDQAGMNAPETPEPVAPVTPVEPEQPPVAVDKKPPTPAVTEPTPQPEPESWIDIIKNNVIYQAAIGGGAVLLLLILWLLARRGGKKEAEADDEALDIADHDNLALDLDIEAEDGEGEAKVGGDDPIAEADVYIAYQRFDQAVQVLDAALEENPNNQEYRLKLLEVLGEAKEGARFNETYNHLREAGNTAIVNRADEIKSRFSDLDDEPGLSLDDLESQLLGGDDFASSTADDDELDLDLDANLDATVPNQPSALSEPEELEPVEEAEDNLDIDFDLSEIDLGETDKDEVEEAESSSGYDKGIDYVSSKAPAEEESLEDSFETADDSLESLEEDGFELADAEELESDFELDTVGLDDDLETLDLESDLSDELLDMDAPVESDELDESLDLDMNLEEEEPSLDLDDSDLDLSLDEQPAESKEFTGAELSSDVAEEFVQQVDDLEDELPDLSASFDEEPKADVSAELDTDLDFNLDDDFGDKTIVQPQEPAPSVAAESKPAAKEGMQDEFVEELEEDFNFLSDTDEAATKLDLARAYIDMGDREGARDILEEVVEEGNNDQKQEAASLLKRLA
- the truA gene encoding tRNA pseudouridine(38-40) synthase TruA encodes the protein MNPTSSNQSLYPLSNDLLPDTGRVALVLGYDGSRYHGWQAQNSGVPSVQAEVEAALSKVADHPVSVVCAGRTDAGVHAVNQVVHFETKAQRSPYSWAMGVNHFLPADVSVSWAGAVSEDFHARYTATSRSYRYIIYNHPIRPAWLNSNVTWNYRPLDVESMAAAGAHLLGENDFSAFRGSDCQSKSPFRNLTRLEVSRVGDMVVIEVEANAFLHHMVRNISGTLMAVGIGKKPSDWVADVLASKKRSKAGVTAPPFGLYLTSVTYPEKFAIPSLRKGPFFLGA
- a CDS encoding phosphoribosylanthranilate isomerase is translated as MNARNKRVRCKICGILELEHALAVSDAGGDAIGFVFYPPSPRYIDPVAASRIIAKLPPFITTVGLFVNHDAEQVREILNVVPLDVLQFHGDEDNDFCRSFSRPFYKAIGVGEETDVVAEAARYPDAAALLFDTHDPQLRGGTGRVFDWSRIRHELGKPVILAGGLNPTNVAEAIRTVRPYAVDVSGGVEASKGVKSIELIQEFIGEVYREYEV
- the trpB gene encoding tryptophan synthase subunit beta; the encoded protein is MSTRFDAETLANIPDHRGHFGHYGGRFVSETLMSSLLELEQHYEKLRIDPKFQEEFDSDLADYVGRPSPLYFAERLTRQVGGARIYLKREDLNHTGAHKVNNTIGQALLAKYLGKPRIIAETGAGQHGVATATVAARLGLKCVVYMGEEDVRRQSLNVYRMKLLGAEVRPVTSGTKTLKDAMNEALRDWVTYVDDTFYIIGTVAGPHPYPKLVREFQSIIGREARLQCMEKEGRLPDALVACVGGGSNAIGLFYPFIADEQIKMYGVEAGGLGLETGQHAAPLCAGRPGVLHGNRTYLMEDENGQISATHSISAGLDYPGVGPEHAWLKDIKRADYVSATDDEALRAFHTLTRVEGIMPALESSHAVAYAMKLAKTMDKDQIIIVNLSGRGDKDIHTVAKLDGIEF
- the trpA gene encoding tryptophan synthase subunit alpha, giving the protein MSRIKQCLETLKANNKTALIPYVTAGDPAPQHTVDIMHALVESGADIIELGVPFSDPMADGPVIQLACERALEHGTSLKMVLGMVEEFRKTNTETPVVLMGYLNPVEAMGVHPFTDAAKAAGVDGVLIVDLPPEEADMAAPHLKRAGLDVIFLIAPTTTEDRIAAAAKFGSGYLYYVSLKGVTGSNALDIDDVEKHVSAIKSLTVMPVGVGFGIKDAATAKAVSAVSDGVIVGSALVNTIATNAENPEQMRAKVKELLSSMRAAMDE
- the accD gene encoding acetyl-CoA carboxylase, carboxyltransferase subunit beta, whose amino-acid sequence is MSNWLEKIIPGMGGAQSKHKSNVPEGLWKKCPKCSAVLYRPELEKNLDVCPKCQHHMRISARRRIDIFLDGADRVEIAPELEPADRLKFKDTKRYKDRLVSNQKATGEKDALVAFKGTVAGVPVAAVAFEFNFLGGSMGAVVGEKFVRAVNVCLEENRALICFSASGGARMQEALISLMQMAKTAAALEVMKQRGLPYISVMTDPVFGGVSASLAMLGDLNVAEPNALIGFAGPRVIEQTVREKLPEGFQRSEFLLEHGALDMILARNQLRRRLSMLISKMMKLPEPEFENEEDLEEEEMEIPEPPENLE
- the folC gene encoding bifunctional tetrahydrofolate synthase/dihydrofolate synthase, encoding MESRRLSDWLDYVSQLHSQVIEMGLDRVNDVFHRLCRNARLAKTVVTLAGTNGKGSTLAAVEALALAAGKTVGAYTSPHILRFNERVRINGVDVSDEALEGAFAAVESARGQTALTYFEFTTLVGFYLFQQAKLDLVLLEVGLGGRLDAVNIVDPDLAVITSVDLDHQEWLGDSREDIGREKAGILRPGIPLVIAEEAPPTSVVDVAGKLGCATFIWRQDYTLERAGEASQALQWRGRRKHADIVIDGLSDNGLPMANMAAAMQAAMLLDFPLSESQIAAAIAGLKVQGRFQLLRRDPEVYADVGHNPHAARYLKQWLCGLPVKKPQVAVFSALKDKDVAGIVKELAGVFDRWFVFPLNVDRAMPLAQLADLVERNQSAPVHTCDSLPECLAQATSEAGSDGRIVAFGSFFTVAEIFQNGMMGADEGDGG
- a CDS encoding SPOR domain-containing protein, yielding MDGLKQRIVGAIVLVSLAVIFLPMLFDNAQQEKTSQIIIIPDKPETPNFTIEEAKAPQLSTGDASAGSPTQPANAQTGDAVADETSRISDSAEEIAQEAAIAETHQLSDSKPAATSPEPVPQKVVEAKPEPEPQPKPEPKPKPSVKVEEKPATTVAVATPSVSVKSETKDAPKDYSLDKDKSPAAWSIQIGTFKNRDSALKIRNELHNDGHPAFTQEFRSSEGENLVRVFAGPVMERSQADKLKTQVDKRYKVNSLVVQYRPGQ